Proteins encoded within one genomic window of Methanothrix harundinacea 6Ac:
- the rpl18a gene encoding 50S ribosomal protein L18Ae, producing the protein MVDFEIKGKFKVRNSWQSFSQVVESNSEKNAVEKTYSLLGSKQGVKRNLVRIEEVKALG; encoded by the coding sequence ATGGTCGATTTCGAGATCAAGGGAAAGTTCAAGGTGAGGAACAGCTGGCAGTCCTTCTCCCAGGTGGTCGAGAGCAACAGCGAGAAGAACGCCGTGGAGAAGACCTACTCCCTCTTGGGAAGCAAGCAGGGGGTCAAGAGAAACCTGGTGAGGATAGAAGAGGTGAAGGCTCTTGGCTGA
- the pfdA gene encoding prefoldin subunit alpha, with the protein MAESPAAPSEEEIRRLLMVYQQHQAEAEAIVQQLGIFQLSMEGCEKALAAVEAMDAAGEDQEILVPIGQGSFVHARLASKDKVVVGVGAGVSIEKSTQEAKEALTQRKAQLSEATAKLNQALSRIEAEMGKIQSIAAEYERQFSQ; encoded by the coding sequence TTGGCTGAGTCTCCGGCTGCTCCCAGCGAGGAGGAGATCAGGAGACTCTTGATGGTATATCAGCAGCACCAGGCCGAGGCCGAGGCGATCGTCCAGCAGCTGGGGATCTTCCAGCTCTCGATGGAGGGGTGCGAGAAGGCCCTCGCCGCCGTCGAGGCTATGGATGCCGCCGGGGAAGACCAGGAGATTCTGGTGCCGATAGGCCAGGGGTCCTTCGTCCACGCCAGGCTCGCCTCCAAGGATAAGGTCGTCGTCGGGGTCGGCGCCGGGGTGAGCATCGAGAAGAGCACCCAGGAGGCTAAGGAGGCCCTCACCCAGAGGAAGGCGCAGCTATCGGAGGCCACCGCCAAGCTGAACCAGGCCCTCTCCAGGATCGAGGCTGAGATGGGGAAGATCCAGTCGATCGCCGCCGAGTATGAGAGGCAGTTCTCGCAGTAG
- the ftsY gene encoding signal recognition particle-docking protein FtsY, producing MFNRFKERLKGFKEAVSSKIQEKGEAQAEKAEAKAQAEERRAPPKREEVAVEDRVDDGPAPENNAAKPKWSFASRAKSLIFEQEVVLDEKDLKDPLWELEMALLESDVALPVAETIVASVKGELVGKKKKIRADTGEIVEEALRSALLQVLSENRFDVDEFIAKAEKPVKIVFVGVNGTGKTTSIAKVARYLKDRGYSIVLAAGDTFRAGAVEQIEVHANKLEVKLVKHRDGKDPAAVIFDAVEYAKAHHRDIVLADTAGRLHTNVNLMDQMKKIVRVVDPDLLIFVDEAIAGNDAVERARLFNEAVPIDGTILTKTDADAKGGAAISISSITGKPVLFLGIGQDYPDLVKFEPEWLLERLLGS from the coding sequence TTGTTCAACAGGTTCAAGGAGAGGCTGAAGGGTTTCAAAGAGGCGGTCTCGAGCAAGATCCAGGAGAAAGGGGAGGCCCAGGCCGAGAAGGCCGAGGCGAAGGCCCAGGCCGAAGAGAGGAGGGCTCCCCCCAAGAGGGAAGAGGTCGCAGTCGAAGATAGAGTCGATGACGGACCTGCCCCCGAGAATAACGCCGCCAAGCCGAAGTGGTCCTTCGCCTCCAGGGCCAAATCCCTCATCTTCGAGCAGGAGGTCGTCCTCGACGAGAAGGATCTCAAAGATCCGCTTTGGGAGCTGGAGATGGCCCTCCTGGAGAGCGACGTCGCCCTCCCCGTCGCCGAGACGATCGTCGCCTCCGTCAAGGGGGAGCTCGTCGGAAAGAAGAAGAAGATCCGGGCCGACACCGGCGAGATCGTCGAGGAAGCCCTCAGGTCTGCCCTCCTCCAGGTCCTCTCGGAGAACCGCTTCGACGTCGACGAGTTCATCGCGAAGGCGGAGAAGCCCGTCAAGATCGTCTTCGTCGGGGTGAACGGTACCGGCAAGACCACCTCCATCGCCAAGGTCGCAAGGTACCTCAAAGACCGGGGCTACTCCATCGTCCTCGCCGCCGGGGACACCTTCCGGGCCGGGGCGGTCGAGCAGATCGAGGTCCACGCAAATAAGCTGGAGGTGAAGCTCGTCAAGCACAGGGACGGCAAAGATCCCGCCGCCGTCATCTTCGACGCCGTCGAGTACGCGAAGGCCCACCACAGGGACATCGTCCTCGCGGACACCGCCGGAAGGCTCCACACCAACGTCAACCTGATGGACCAGATGAAGAAGATCGTCCGGGTGGTGGACCCCGACCTCCTGATATTCGTCGACGAGGCGATCGCCGGAAACGACGCCGTCGAGAGGGCGAGGCTCTTCAACGAGGCGGTCCCGATCGACGGGACGATCCTCACCAAGACCGACGCCGACGCCAAGGGCGGGGCGGCGATATCCATATCCTCCATCACCGGAAAGCCCGTCCTATTCCTCGGGATCGGCCAGGACTACCCCGACCTCGTAAAGTTCGAGCCGGAGTGGCTCCTGGAGAGGCTCCTGGGGTCGTGA
- a CDS encoding RNA ligase partner protein, translated as MLRQRFVLDTTALTDSLAWEGEGCTNICEGMNAILDCVAEARLHLGISCYIPYPSVYNEIREFVHHNGCDEAVLIKVDTWLVKMTPDRYEVKIPSKVFYEYVYYMRSRINKGMNVAEEAIWEAVGRCIAMSAEEGDLSAFKDEIEREAVGGIVRKFREKYRSALRYGILDSAPDIDILLLAKELNAAVISQDLGIQRWAEQLGLRYLEARTFPVMIKEYLSRARAIHKSDGLPLYVPPSGEDDSL; from the coding sequence ATGTTGCGCCAGAGGTTTGTCCTCGATACCACCGCCCTGACCGACTCCCTCGCCTGGGAGGGGGAGGGTTGCACCAACATTTGCGAAGGCATGAACGCCATCCTCGACTGCGTCGCCGAGGCGAGGCTCCACCTCGGGATAAGCTGCTACATCCCCTACCCCTCCGTCTACAACGAGATCAGGGAGTTCGTCCACCACAACGGCTGCGACGAGGCGGTTTTGATCAAGGTCGACACCTGGCTCGTCAAGATGACCCCGGACCGCTACGAGGTGAAGATCCCCTCCAAGGTCTTCTACGAGTACGTCTACTACATGAGGAGCAGGATCAACAAGGGGATGAACGTCGCCGAGGAGGCGATCTGGGAGGCGGTGGGAAGGTGCATCGCCATGAGCGCCGAGGAGGGGGATCTCTCGGCATTCAAGGACGAGATCGAGAGGGAGGCGGTGGGGGGGATCGTGAGGAAGTTTCGGGAGAAGTACAGGAGCGCGCTCCGCTACGGGATCCTGGACAGCGCCCCCGACATCGACATCCTCCTCCTGGCGAAGGAGCTGAACGCCGCGGTGATATCCCAGGACCTGGGGATCCAGAGGTGGGCGGAGCAGCTGGGCCTCCGGTACCTGGAGGCGAGGACCTTCCCCGTCATGATAAAGGAGTACCTCAGCCGGGCGAGGGCGATCCATAAGAGCGACGGCCTCCCCCTCTACGTCCCGCCCTCGGGAGAGGACGACTCCCTCTAG
- a CDS encoding DUF128 domain-containing protein yields MVGLKPLVFSLSRIENLMHQVSFDPRRMEGEIITNTSLVDLKMLDPTLRIFRDVIESGLAVSPYLKVETLGTKAKIMSACSITISGVLLKAGVPIRPRGGGVIEVIDREPVRFTDMLMYWATTIDPIDVLISQELTSVVEMMETGSGRILGNLQEAPMIAAERIEERLDLLAEAGFSGVLDLGDPNMNVLGVSVERDHVGLSLVGGTNIVAAAMSHGIRIETESISSLTKIQEMTHIEDLV; encoded by the coding sequence GTGGTAGGTTTGAAGCCCCTGGTCTTTTCCCTGAGCAGAATCGAGAACCTGATGCATCAGGTCTCCTTCGACCCCCGGAGGATGGAGGGGGAGATCATCACCAACACCTCCCTCGTCGACCTGAAGATGCTGGACCCGACCTTGCGGATATTCCGGGACGTGATAGAGAGCGGCCTCGCCGTCAGCCCCTACCTGAAGGTGGAGACCCTGGGGACGAAGGCCAAGATCATGTCCGCCTGCAGCATCACCATCAGCGGCGTCCTCCTGAAGGCGGGGGTTCCGATCCGCCCCCGGGGGGGAGGGGTGATCGAGGTGATAGATCGCGAGCCGGTCCGGTTCACGGACATGCTGATGTACTGGGCGACGACGATCGATCCGATCGACGTCCTCATCAGCCAGGAGCTGACATCGGTGGTGGAGATGATGGAGACCGGCAGCGGCCGGATCCTCGGAAACCTCCAGGAGGCGCCGATGATCGCGGCGGAGAGGATCGAGGAGAGGCTCGATCTGCTGGCGGAGGCGGGGTTTTCGGGGGTCCTGGACCTGGGAGATCCGAACATGAACGTCCTCGGCGTATCGGTGGAGAGGGACCACGTGGGGCTCTCCCTGGTGGGGGGGACGAACATCGTCGCCGCCGCCATGAGCCACGGGATCAGGATCGAGACCGAGTCGATAAGCAGCCTCACCAAGATCCAGGAGATGACCCACATCGAGGATCTCGTCTGA